In the genome of Acidobacteriota bacterium, one region contains:
- a CDS encoding YncE family protein produces MLLVTGGNELQTISTQDLQLRAQLRLPGPVVAAAVNPERNVLLLATAGAQPYWLKIGSTGSRILQRRPLAMIPAAMVMHDRQGYLVGSNDTGSWVQAFDPAHWAAPWPLPGHAVALALTPQGVLAIAATQPSSLVLADPTTHRWRRVDLTSPPRQVVTLPYGHKVFVLCATTVAVIDTHIPGLLAYLPLGQQPQQMILKPDGGELYVSNAGGSVSVINTSANEVSGTIPAGLGAGAVAIGAAGLNLYVANAAAGTVTVISTAGRSVQVVIHVGQDPRALALGPDGLLLFAADAGSDDVAAVRAQDPTNPNSLITLLPSPPNPGYLTVLRP; encoded by the coding sequence ATGTTGTTGGTTACGGGCGGGAATGAACTGCAGACAATCAGTACTCAGGATCTGCAACTCCGCGCGCAATTACGCCTGCCCGGACCGGTCGTCGCCGCTGCCGTGAATCCGGAGCGCAATGTGCTCCTGCTTGCCACGGCCGGCGCCCAGCCCTATTGGTTGAAAATCGGCAGCACCGGGAGCCGCATCCTGCAGCGCCGGCCGTTGGCAATGATACCGGCCGCCATGGTGATGCACGATCGGCAAGGTTATCTTGTGGGTTCCAACGACACGGGATCGTGGGTGCAAGCGTTTGATCCGGCGCACTGGGCGGCGCCTTGGCCGCTTCCCGGCCACGCCGTAGCCCTGGCACTCACCCCGCAGGGCGTATTGGCGATCGCGGCTACGCAGCCCTCCAGCCTGGTTCTGGCCGACCCCACCACCCATCGCTGGCGGCGGGTTGACCTCACTTCCCCGCCCCGTCAGGTCGTCACTTTACCTTACGGCCACAAGGTGTTTGTGCTCTGCGCCACGACGGTTGCGGTCATTGATACGCACATTCCCGGCCTGCTCGCCTACTTGCCGCTGGGACAGCAGCCGCAGCAGATGATCCTCAAGCCCGACGGTGGCGAGCTCTACGTCAGCAATGCGGGCGGCTCGGTGAGCGTCATCAACACTTCCGCCAATGAAGTTTCGGGTACGATTCCCGCCGGCTTGGGCGCCGGCGCCGTGGCGATTGGCGCCGCCGGCCTGAACCTGTACGTCGCCAACGCAGCCGCCGGTACGGTTACGGTCATTTCGACCGCCGGCCGCAGCGTGCAAGTGGTAATCCATGTCGGCCAGGACCCGCGCGCGCTGGCCCTGGGTCCGGACGGCTTGCTGTTGTTTGCCGCCGACGCCGGCTCGGACGACGTGGCCGCAGTGCGAGCCCAGGATCCCACCAACCCCAATTCTCTGATCACGTTGCTGCCGTCGCCACCCAATCCCGGCTACCTCACCGTCCTGCGTCCATGA
- a CDS encoding deoxyribonuclease IV, producing MRFGTHVSSAGGVSRAAERAHELGCDALQVFTASPRQWRAKAVPAEEAAALQRLCREYKLRPLVVHANYLINVAGETDRFRAQSIAALRGELERASAIGAEFLVLHPGSGSVERCVTGIQQAAKGFAWGKLMLLIENMAGGGTHLAGNFGGLAAILDDLPGLPVGACIDTCHTWAAGYDLTTPEGYAATMKELQATVGLQRVPVFHSNDAKTARGSHHDRHEHIGKGQLGEAAFRLLLHDRRLRGKTFIVETPPEGQVADLAALRRLAE from the coding sequence ATGCGTTTTGGCACGCACGTATCCAGCGCCGGTGGCGTATCCCGGGCCGCAGAACGAGCCCATGAGCTGGGCTGCGATGCCCTGCAGGTCTTCACCGCCAGTCCGCGGCAGTGGCGGGCGAAAGCCGTTCCGGCCGAAGAAGCGGCGGCGCTACAGCGGCTATGCCGCGAATACAAATTGCGGCCACTGGTCGTGCATGCCAATTATCTGATCAATGTGGCCGGCGAGACCGATCGCTTCCGAGCACAGTCGATTGCGGCGCTGCGTGGGGAACTGGAGAGGGCCAGCGCCATTGGCGCCGAATTTCTGGTTTTGCATCCCGGCAGCGGCAGCGTCGAGCGGTGCGTCACCGGCATTCAGCAGGCGGCCAAGGGGTTCGCCTGGGGCAAACTGATGCTGCTGATCGAGAATATGGCGGGCGGAGGGACGCACCTGGCGGGCAATTTTGGCGGCCTGGCCGCGATCCTCGACGACCTTCCAGGTCTGCCGGTTGGCGCCTGCATTGACACCTGCCACACCTGGGCCGCCGGCTACGATCTGACCACGCCGGAAGGTTATGCGGCCACCATGAAAGAGCTGCAGGCCACGGTGGGCCTGCAGCGCGTTCCCGTCTTTCATAGCAATGATGCCAAGACGGCGCGCGGCAGCCATCACGACCGACACGAACATATCGGCAAGGGCCAGTTGGGAGAAGCCGCTTTCCGGCTGCTGCTCCACGATCGGCGGCTGCGGGGCAAGACCTTCATCGTCGAAACGCCGCCGGAAGGCCAGGTGGCCGACCTGGCGGCGCTACGCCGTCTGGCAGAATAG
- a CDS encoding YjgP/YjgQ family permease: MKILHRYVRREIAVYGGLGLLLFTFVIFMQNLGRAMDAAVHANDAAVGLLFLYVLPAALVFTLPMALLVGILTGLGRLGADGELMALAACGAGARRVVRPLLGLTVVVLAVALLMTLWLAPAARGRLQALTTRLASSQIAAAVQPRIFFEPDNNPNWVVYAGDITAGGSVWKQVLVAQMDAAGTPELTLADSGVLVHRGAQEVQLHLLGGTRYTVGPAHPETSLVSAFRSVDIPFLLPARSHGPPAVNAEALAPLWQRAHTAADWRAARVEFYRRWALAFACLALALVGIALGLGGRRSGRAGGFVLTLGLVLVYYLLFVFGMGMAKQGKVPPFWGVWAANLIFLAWGGWALWRLDRHPPRPREPLDLWVRLRRLIPRRQDHVLAVTPARGRSWMPNLISGYVTNSFLRYTLLLLVAFVILVLIFTLFELLGSILQHHIGLRVIAEYLLYFTPQMVYQMIPVAILVGVLIAFGLLAKNNEITAIKACGVSAYRLLAPVLVAAAILCALQFTLGATWLPGFNLRQDELHDRIKGQPAQTYRNPERKWVFGRGNDIYYFRFFDVQSRAFDDVSVFQFDPQRFQLTRRIFAHQARWDETIRTWVFVNGWTRTFSPQGDTGFERFVVANFTGLPETPAYFAGDARQGTQMTYAELHRYITVLRRGGYDVSRLRITLAKKIAYPLITVIMALLAFPFALSVGRRGTVAGIAAGIAVAIAYWTSASLLEALGNLNQLPAAVAAWTPDVLFLGLGVYLLLRVPT; encoded by the coding sequence ATGAAAATCCTGCACCGCTACGTCCGGCGCGAGATTGCCGTGTATGGCGGCCTGGGGCTGCTGCTGTTCACCTTCGTAATCTTCATGCAGAACCTCGGCCGCGCCATGGATGCGGCCGTGCACGCCAACGACGCAGCCGTCGGCTTGCTGTTTCTTTACGTGCTGCCGGCAGCGCTGGTATTCACGCTGCCCATGGCGCTGCTGGTGGGCATTCTCACCGGACTCGGCAGGCTGGGCGCCGATGGCGAACTGATGGCTCTGGCGGCCTGCGGCGCCGGAGCGCGCCGGGTGGTGCGGCCCCTGCTGGGCCTCACCGTGGTGGTTCTGGCGGTAGCCCTCCTTATGACGCTGTGGCTTGCGCCCGCCGCCCGCGGCCGGCTGCAGGCCCTGACCACGCGGCTGGCCAGCTCTCAGATTGCCGCTGCGGTGCAGCCGCGCATCTTTTTCGAGCCCGACAATAATCCCAACTGGGTGGTCTATGCTGGCGATATTACCGCCGGCGGCAGCGTCTGGAAGCAGGTCCTGGTGGCGCAAATGGACGCCGCCGGGACACCCGAGCTGACGCTGGCCGATTCCGGCGTGCTGGTACATCGCGGGGCTCAGGAAGTGCAGTTGCACCTGCTCGGCGGAACGCGCTACACGGTGGGACCGGCACACCCGGAAACCAGCCTGGTGAGTGCGTTCCGCTCGGTCGACATCCCGTTCCTGCTGCCTGCCCGCTCGCATGGACCGCCGGCGGTCAACGCCGAGGCCCTGGCTCCTCTCTGGCAGCGGGCCCACACGGCTGCTGACTGGCGTGCGGCGCGGGTTGAATTCTACCGCCGCTGGGCGCTGGCGTTTGCCTGCCTGGCGCTGGCGCTGGTGGGCATCGCGCTCGGCCTGGGCGGGCGGCGCAGCGGTCGCGCCGGTGGTTTCGTGCTGACGCTGGGGTTGGTGCTGGTCTATTACCTATTGTTTGTCTTTGGCATGGGTATGGCCAAGCAGGGCAAGGTGCCGCCGTTTTGGGGGGTGTGGGCGGCCAACCTCATCTTTCTGGCCTGGGGCGGCTGGGCGCTGTGGCGCCTGGACCGTCATCCTCCGCGGCCGCGGGAGCCGCTCGACCTGTGGGTCCGCCTGCGCCGCCTCATTCCACGGCGGCAGGATCATGTCCTTGCCGTGACCCCGGCGCGAGGACGCTCGTGGATGCCGAACCTGATCAGCGGCTATGTCACAAACAGTTTTCTGCGCTATACGCTGCTGCTGCTGGTGGCTTTCGTCATTCTGGTCCTGATCTTTACGCTCTTCGAGTTGTTGGGCAGCATTCTGCAGCACCACATCGGCCTGCGTGTGATCGCGGAGTACCTGCTCTACTTCACGCCGCAGATGGTCTACCAGATGATTCCGGTGGCGATACTGGTGGGTGTGTTGATCGCGTTCGGGCTGTTGGCCAAGAATAACGAGATCACCGCCATCAAGGCTTGCGGCGTGAGCGCCTACCGCCTGCTGGCGCCGGTACTGGTGGCCGCCGCCATCCTCTGCGCGCTGCAGTTCACTCTGGGCGCGACCTGGTTGCCAGGGTTCAATCTCCGCCAGGACGAACTGCACGACCGTATTAAAGGCCAGCCTGCCCAGACCTATCGCAATCCCGAACGCAAATGGGTGTTCGGCCGCGGGAACGACATTTATTATTTCCGCTTTTTCGACGTCCAATCGCGCGCTTTCGATGACGTATCGGTCTTTCAATTTGATCCCCAGCGCTTCCAGCTCACGCGCCGCATCTTCGCGCACCAGGCGCGCTGGGACGAAACGATCCGCACCTGGGTCTTCGTCAATGGCTGGACGCGCACCTTCTCACCCCAGGGTGATACTGGTTTCGAACGCTTTGTGGTGGCGAACTTCACCGGCCTGCCCGAAACGCCGGCCTACTTCGCCGGCGACGCCCGCCAGGGCACGCAGATGACCTATGCCGAACTGCACCGCTACATCACCGTGCTGCGCCGCGGCGGCTACGATGTGAGCCGTCTGCGCATCACCCTGGCCAAGAAAATCGCCTACCCGCTGATCACCGTCATCATGGCGCTGCTGGCCTTCCCCTTCGCGCTCAGCGTGGGCCGCCGCGGCACCGTGGCCGGCATCGCCGCCGGCATCGCCGTGGCCATTGCCTACTGGACCTCCGCCAGCCTGCTCGAAGCCCTCGGTAATCTCAACCAGCTCCCTGCCGCCGTCGCTGCCTGGACCCCCGACGTGCTTTTCCTCGGCCTCGGCGTCTACCTGCTCCTGCGCGTGCCCACGTAG
- a CDS encoding 6-phosphofructokinase, translating to MRLGILTGGGDCPGLNAVIRAVVRKGTTFYGDSVVGFLEGWRGVVENRAMELDLDRIAGIIHRGGTILRTSRTNPRQMPQGLEQVQATFAVQHLEALVVIGGDDTLGVAQWIHEAGLPVVGVPKTIDNDLSGTDLCFGFDTAVGIATEAVDRLHSTAEAHNRVMVVEVMGREAGWIALYAGVAGGADVVLIPEKPFRVQEVCELLRRRHARGKYFSIVVVAEGARWAEAPEVEKDAPRDAFGHVRLGGISNRLAEQIEKHTGYETRVVILGHTQRGGTPTAFDRMLATRYGIAAIDMVHRGEFGRMAALQGQQLTSVPLTEALSRNRTVGEDLYELASVFFG from the coding sequence ATGCGCCTTGGCATCCTCACCGGCGGCGGCGACTGCCCCGGTCTCAACGCCGTGATTCGTGCCGTCGTGCGCAAAGGCACCACCTTCTACGGAGATTCCGTGGTCGGCTTTCTCGAAGGCTGGCGCGGTGTGGTCGAAAACCGGGCCATGGAACTCGATCTCGACCGCATCGCCGGAATCATTCACCGCGGAGGAACCATTTTGCGCACTTCGCGCACCAACCCCAGGCAAATGCCGCAAGGCTTGGAACAGGTGCAAGCCACCTTCGCCGTGCAGCATCTGGAGGCGCTTGTCGTCATTGGTGGCGATGACACGTTGGGCGTGGCGCAGTGGATTCACGAGGCCGGCCTGCCGGTGGTCGGTGTTCCCAAAACCATTGACAACGATTTGTCGGGAACCGATCTTTGCTTCGGGTTTGACACCGCCGTGGGCATAGCTACGGAAGCCGTCGACCGCTTGCATAGCACTGCGGAAGCGCATAACCGGGTTATGGTGGTTGAGGTTATGGGCCGCGAAGCTGGTTGGATCGCGCTTTATGCCGGGGTTGCCGGAGGCGCGGACGTGGTGCTGATTCCGGAGAAGCCATTCCGTGTACAGGAGGTCTGTGAGTTGCTCCGCCGCCGGCACGCGCGGGGCAAGTATTTCAGCATTGTCGTGGTCGCCGAAGGCGCGCGCTGGGCCGAAGCTCCGGAAGTCGAGAAAGATGCCCCCCGGGACGCGTTTGGCCATGTGCGCCTGGGCGGCATCAGCAACCGTCTGGCGGAGCAGATTGAAAAGCACACCGGCTACGAAACCCGTGTGGTTATTCTCGGCCACACGCAACGCGGGGGCACGCCCACGGCGTTTGACCGCATGCTGGCCACACGCTATGGCATCGCCGCCATCGACATGGTGCATCGCGGCGAGTTTGGGCGCATGGCCGCACTGCAGGGCCAGCAGTTGACCTCGGTGCCACTGACGGAAGCCTTGAGCCGGAATCGCACGGTGGGGGAGGACTTGTACGAGCTTGCCTCGGTCTTTTTTGGCTAG